taatgtaaaatttaaatatatattataaattaaaataaaaaatagtgataaacaaataaaagattgattaattttgaatattttttaaaagttgttaaatcaaatctaaacataTATGCAACCgccaattcaaaatttgaaaccaACACATTTATTTCTTAAATCTGTTATGTTCAAGTCTCATGACGGATGATTCCATTTATATGGTATATCTATTGAGAATTAATACACGATCGCAGACGATTCCATTTACACTATATTTCTATTGATAATCTATACACGGTATAACAATTACACAATATTTGGAAAAAATGTTAATCGATCATACTAGGGACAATTTGGAGATTAGAAAAACATATGTCATGTGTGGGACACACTTTTgccaaaaaatttattatttctattttttgacaaaaatcaaaagacACCCCTCAATTTTACTATTTCCtccaattttccaaaatttttcatctttttgtccttatcattttttactattccttttttttatctctatttGTTTGGTTCAAACCTTCATAACAGATACCTAATCAATGTAGACtctttatttacttatttttgaaatagtagcctattaaattttattacacaattttaaaattcaaaagttaaaaGATACATTTTTCAGAGTTTATATGAaataatagaagtctatctaaATGATTAAATTCAAACTCTGCCCTAAAAGTTGAAATTGTTATCCCAGGTCTaaagttttcttatttttcttggatttttttttataaaattatttttcttgggttttttttaataatagaaAGTAGAGggtaaaaattatatttcttttataaagctTTTACCTTTAcctatatgttttttttctcctttttttttttaaagtagttTAGAGAgtgaagaaatttgaatatatgaTACCAGTCTTTATTTTGAAAGGAATTATGATATCTTAGTTGATAGTCAACTTGACCAATTGAATTATacttaatatttatatataatttatcgtgttcgtttttttaaaaaacttaataCAAATCTAAATTCTATTCTAtacaattgaaaattaatgcaAAAATACTAAAAAACGATCTTCTTAATATGTTTGGGaaggggtgttcatgggttgggttgaaagactttttagaccaaacccaagttgtaaatttcttaaacccaaataatccttattaaaaaatgaactcaacccaaccatgaaatatttgggttggattggttcggattaatcgagtcatttatttaaaatttttgttttaaaaaaaaccaaacgtaaatatgtaaaaatataatttaattattttcatatattgaattaagattaactactcaatttcaatatatataggaaaaaatttctttctaaaatgcaaagaaactatttttaagagttgttgaaaaataaattattcaaaaaatattagaattaaataaaattaaaatcaatatatgtataaataattgtgctataagtaacaaaaaaaaattaaaattaataataaattcgggttagtttggattatattaggtgaaccatAAACTAACCcaattcataaaattttcatttatttgaatcaaacccaacccaaatgagttgataatccaACGTTTTAGATttggttgatcgatttttttggatcatcggattttttgaatGCTTGTATGTTTGAGAGTAAAAGCCAaacccattttatttttcctttccaaAAACTAAAAGGAAGATGGATCCAAGGGTTTTAACAGTAATTAGGTAGGTGTCATCTAAATATTTGGGGCTTATTAGAGTAATATGATCTCCAAGTCCAAGGTTCTGCAGTATGTTAGTACAGTACAAGCGCACACACAGGAATACCTACGCAAAAGCAAAGCAAAGGGCTAAAACCTTAAGAAAACCCCAAGAACCATATTTGCCAAATCCTTGAACCATGTCCTCCGCCGCTGCCATGGCTGCTAGGTCAGCCTTCAGATCAACCTTAGCCCGAGCCCCTATCTCCGCCAGACTTACCAACGGTGCCAAAATGAAATCAGCCCCATCTCCGTTCAGCATCCCCAAGCAGAACCCACTCTCCCAATCCCATCGCATTTTGAGGTAATATTTCGATCCAACTTCTCTGCTTTTTCGAATTTTGTTATGTGTCTGATGGATTTTTGTTTTGAAGGTCTCCTGTTGAGTTGAGTTGCTGTGTGGAATCGTTGCTTCCTTACCACTCTGCTACTGCCTCTGCATTGCTTACTTCTATGCTTTCCGTCTCTCGTCGAAGCTACGGTTGGACTCCTGAAGGTATTTTCCTCCTCTTATTGCTCAATTTCTCTATGTAATTATCTGAATtgagtttcttttcttttttttttttccctttgaatTGAGTTTTCCGTCTTGTCCTGTTTGGCTTTAGCTATAGGTGTTGGTGATTCTACCTTCCTTTAATGACTAATAAGTTGGTTGGTTCTCATGGTTATCTTATACCCTAATTCAAGGTGGGGGGTTTATTCTTTAGGTGTGTTCAAAATGTGGTTAAGTGAAATGTTCATTGAGAATTTGAAAGAACAAATTTGTTCGTCTGGCTGGATAATGTTTAATTTGCATTTTCGTCAACCCATCTTTTACTCTCTTGCGCGATGAAAGAGTGCACATTGCTTTTCCTTTTGTAGGGCAAGACGATACTATTTGAGGTCTAAGCATCAACGATGGTATGACTGGATTTATTTTTGTCATCGACGTTTTGGAAATTGTGGTAAAATATTACTTGAGTAGATTACGTTAAGAAACCATTCTTTTTGTGATGAATTTGAGCTGAGAGATTCAAACCTTTTGTTCCTATGACTTTATGGAGTTAATGATCGGTCGTGGCTGATGAAATTCCCAACAATTTATTCAGTTCAGATCTCGTTATTTCGCATCTTCGTGtggaaaatgtttatttatgttCTATTTATCCATTGGATCCTTAAGGGCTTAGACCAATATGAAATTCTGGTTCCATGTTTTGTTGTCAAAGAATTGGAATTCACTGGTGATGATTTAAGTCTTTCTTCTCTTAATGCTCTATGGTATTACCATCTAGCCATTGtctgaattttcaataattagaCTCTTAAGAGCTCAATCTTGATAATTTTATTGGGGATGTTGAATTAATAATAGACCATAATAATGAGTCAGTGTGTGAAAAAGGTCAGTTTACTTatggattttctttttctttttgttcatcGATGGCATTAATTTTAGTAATATGACAAGTATGATATTGATTTCTTCTACCACTCAGATTGCAATGATGATGTATGATGATTGTCGGATGGTTCAAGCACTTGCCCTCAAAAGACAAGATGCTGAAATAAAGTCATGTATTGCTTGTTTTTCATGTGCAAGTAGTTCAGTGACATTGGGTTTTTATAGCAGTAGGAAGAAACAGACTCATAACTGAGTTCGTGTAGGTTGATATGAGTTGGCGAGGCATGATTTTGTTGTATTCACCATTCTCGATGACAGTTAAAATCCTTTAGTTATCCCTACTGTATACATGTTCTTTCTCTTGAAACTTTGGGGACTTTACTTGAGTTCATATCCTTTCAATGTTACTTTCTATAAAATGGTGTTATTACATCATTGTCACCCTGAAAAGTGAAACTTCTACGTTTGTGTTTATGTTGTAGATTCTTGAATGATGAATGCTACTACTGAGCAGGACTTACCTAAGGTAATCAATTTTAGGTTAGCATCCAAGCCTTCCTCCTGCAACTAAAAAGATTATTATGAAGTATGATACGAATATTAACAAGAAATTTTAGTGTGGTGTGCACTAAATGGATCCAGTAGATTACAGTGTAGTTGAAATGAGTCATAGTGCTAAGAGAAAGCAAAGGGGAATAGTTTATGGGTTTATAGAACACATAGAAGGTCC
The nucleotide sequence above comes from Benincasa hispida cultivar B227 chromosome 3, ASM972705v1, whole genome shotgun sequence. Encoded proteins:
- the LOC120072497 gene encoding protein NUCLEAR FUSION DEFECTIVE 6, mitochondrial isoform X5, whose product is MSSAAAMAARSAFRSTLARAPISARLTNGAKMKSAPSPFSIPKQNPLSQSHRILRSPVELSCCVESLLPYHSATASALLTSMLSVSRRSYGWTPEDG
- the LOC120072497 gene encoding protein NUCLEAR FUSION DEFECTIVE 6, mitochondrial isoform X1; translated protein: MSSAAAMAARSAFRSTLARAPISARLTNGAKMKSAPSPFSIPKQNPLSQSHRILRSPVELSCCVESLLPYHSATASALLTSMLSVSRRSYGWTPEGQDDTI
- the LOC120072497 gene encoding protein NUCLEAR FUSION DEFECTIVE 6, mitochondrial isoform X3, whose product is MSSAAAMAARSAFRSTLARAPISARLTNGAKMKSAPSPFSIPKQNPLSQSHRILRSPVELSCCVESLLPYHSATASALLTSMLSVSRRSYGWTPEDS
- the LOC120072497 gene encoding protein NUCLEAR FUSION DEFECTIVE 6, mitochondrial isoform X4 produces the protein MSSAAAMAARSAFRSTLARAPISARLTNGAKMKSAPSPFSIPKQNPLSQSHRILRSPVELSCCVESLLPYHSATASALLTSMLSVSRRSYGWTPEGS
- the LOC120072497 gene encoding protein NUCLEAR FUSION DEFECTIVE 6, mitochondrial isoform X2 produces the protein MSSAAAMAARSAFRSTLARAPISARLTNGAKMKSAPSPFSIPKQNPLSQSHRILRSPVELSCCVESLLPYHSATASALLTSMLSVSRRSYGWTPEDCNDDV